Proteins from a genomic interval of candidate division TA06 bacterium:
- a CDS encoding polyprenol monophosphomannose synthase: MKALVIIPTYNEKGNIAEIISQIQSVDPVFEVLVIDDNSPDGTGKFLDELFQKGQKVQVIHRPGKMGLGTAYVTGFKWALSKDYDLICEMDADFSHPPKTLAVFLEKIKDYDLVIGSRYLDGVNVVNWPLKRLLLSYFANIYARVVTGVPVRDLTSGFKCYRRKVLEAINLDRIKSNGYAFQIEMHFNAYYRGFKVTEVPIIFEERKVGQSKMSKKIVYEAVWMVWRLQWLRLTGQL, translated from the coding sequence ATGAAGGCGCTGGTGATAATCCCCACCTACAATGAAAAAGGCAACATAGCCGAGATCATATCCCAGATCCAGTCGGTAGACCCGGTGTTCGAGGTGCTGGTGATAGACGACAATTCCCCGGACGGCACCGGAAAGTTTTTGGATGAACTGTTCCAGAAGGGCCAGAAGGTCCAGGTCATCCACCGGCCGGGAAAGATGGGGCTGGGCACTGCCTATGTCACCGGCTTCAAATGGGCGCTTTCCAAAGACTACGATCTGATTTGCGAAATGGACGCCGACTTCTCGCATCCTCCCAAAACGCTGGCGGTATTCCTGGAGAAAATCAAGGATTACGACCTGGTGATAGGCTCGCGCTACCTGGACGGGGTCAATGTAGTCAACTGGCCTTTGAAGAGGCTGCTACTGTCATATTTTGCCAACATCTACGCCCGGGTGGTGACCGGGGTGCCGGTGCGGGACCTGACCAGCGGCTTTAAGTGCTACCGGCGGAAAGTGCTGGAGGCCATCAACCTGGACCGGATCAAATCCAACGGCTACGCCTTTCAGATAGAAATGCATTTCAACGCCTATTACCGGGGCTTTAAGGTGACCGAGGTCCCCATCATTTTTGAAGAACGCAAGGTGGGGCAGTCCAAGATGTCAAAAAAGATCGTCTACGAGGCGGTC